From the genome of Thiovulum sp. ES:
GAAATTCCACCAACTGAAATAAGTGTAGTTTCTCCAAAAAGTTCGCTACTCACCGCATCAAATATTTTAAGACTTTGATCTTTTAAAACTTTTCCGCTTAATCCACCACCAAAAGTAGCAGGAGATTTTACAAGAGAATGATTGATTGTTGTATTTGTTGCAACAATTCCACCAGCTCCAGCTTCAACCGCAAATCTAGAAAGCATAACCGCAGTTTCTGGAGTCATGTCAGGTGCAATTTTTAGCAAAATCGGTTTATTTGTAATTTCACGACCTTTGTAAAAAAGCGATTTTATGAAATCTTTATTTTGCAAATCTCGCAAATTCGGAGTGTTCGGCGAAGAAATATTTATAACTAAGTAAGTTCCAATATTGTGAAATTTAGCGATGAGGTCGGTGTAGTCGTCCATTGCATCTTTTTCCGAAGTCGTCTTGTTTTTTCCAATATTTATTCCAACTGGATACGGAAAATTTCCAACTTCTTGTAAATTTTTCAAAATCACTTCAGAACCAAAATTATTAAATCCCATCGCATTTTGTAGAGTCTCTTCTTTTACATGCCGATGCATTCTTGGTTTTGGATTTCCATCTTGCGGTTTTGGTGTAATTGTTCCAACTTCTGTAAAACCAAATCCAAGTGAAAAAATCTCTCTCACCATTGTTCCATTTTTATCAAATCCCGCACCCAATCCAACTGGATTTTTAAAAGTCTCACCAAAAATTGTCTGCTCTAATCTCTTATTTGAAACTTT
Proteins encoded in this window:
- a CDS encoding dihydroorotate dehydrogenase, subfamily 2 (PFAM: Dihydroorotate dehydrogenase~TIGRFAM: dihydroorotate dehydrogenase, subfamily 2), with protein sequence MIYKVLRKLLYTLEPEKAHYFVANLLNKTEKTPILNSFWRNYHKVSNKRLEQTIFGETFKNPVGLGAGFDKNGTMVREIFSLGFGFTEVGTITPKPQDGNPKPRMHRHVKEETLQNAMGFNNFGSEVILKNLQEVGNFPYPVGINIGKNKTTSEKDAMDDYTDLIAKFHNIGTYLVINISSPNTPNLRDLQNKDFIKSLFYKGREITNKPILLKIAPDMTPETAVMLSRFAVEAGAGGIVATNTTINHSLVKSPATFGGGLSGKVLKDQSLKIFDAVSSELFGETTLISVGGISSAEDAYQRIKLGASLTQVYSALVFQGSGLVKNINTGLLRLLEKDGFGTIAEAVGSDRVC